From Macrobrachium rosenbergii isolate ZJJX-2024 chromosome 22, ASM4041242v1, whole genome shotgun sequence, the proteins below share one genomic window:
- the LOC136850862 gene encoding glutamine synthetase-like codes for MALLQKSVLDRYLRLEIPDQKCQAMYVWIDGTGENLRSKTRTLDFIPKCPSELPIWNFDGSSTGQAEGSNSDVYLHPVAMYRDPFRLGNNKLVLCETYKYNKKPTETNRRMTCLEVMKRADDQHPWFGMEQEYTLLDIDNHPLGWPKNGYPGPQGPYYCGVGASKVYGRDVVEAHYRACLYTGINISGENAEVMPAQWEFQVGPCEGITMGDDLWMARYLLHRVAEDFGVVVSLDPKPIPGDWNGAGMHTNFSTKAMREPNGIIEIEKAIEKMSKVHDKHIRAYDPHGGKDNERRLTGLHETSSIHDFSAGVANRGASIRIPRGVAEEKTGYLEDRRPSSNADPYVVSERLVRTICLDEQ; via the exons atggctttgctACAGAAATCAGTCCTTGACCGCTACCTGAGACTCGAAATCCCAGACCAAAAATGTCAAGCTATGTACGTCTGGATTGATGGCACGGGGGAGAATCTGCGTTCCAAGACCAGAACTCTCGACTTCATTCCCAAATGTCCATCtg AGTTACCCATCTGGAACTTTGATGGCTCATCCACTGGTCAGGCCGAGGGCAGCAACAGCGACGTCTACCTTCATCCTGTGGCAATGTACAGAGACCCCTTCAGGCTGGGGAACAATAAGCTCGTCCTTTGCGAAACCTACAAGTACAACAAGAAGCCCACAGAGACCAACAGAAGGATGACCTGTCTGGAAGTCATGAAAAGGGCTGACGATCAACACCCCTGGTTCGGCATGGAACAGGAGTACACACTCCTGGACATCGACAACCATCCCTTAGGCTGGCCCAAGAATGGCTACCCGGGCCCTCAGGGTCCCTACTACTGCGGTGTGGGTGCTAGCAAGGTCTATGGCCGCGATGTAGTCGAAGCGCACTACAGAGCCTGCCTCTACACTGGTATCAACATTTCAGGAGAAAATGCCGAGGTCATGCCCGCCCAGTGGGAATTCCAGGTCGGTCCTTGCGAAGGCATCACAATGGGAGATGACCTCTGGATGGCCAGATATCTCCTCCATCGTGTGGCTGAAGATTTTGGTGTCGTCGTATCCCTTGACCCCAAACCTATTCCAGGAGACTGGAATGGAGCTGGAATGCATACCAACTTCTCCACGAAAGCTATGCGTGAACCTAATGGCATCATTGAGATAGAAAAGGCCATCGAGAAGATGTCCAAGGTCCACGACAAGCACATCAGGGCATACGACCCCCACGGAGGCAAGGACAACGAGAGGCGTTTGACTGGACTTCACGAGACCTCTTCCATTCACGACTTCTCGGCAGGCGTTGCCAACAGAGGGGCGTCGATAAGAATCCCTCGCGGTGTGGCTGAGGAGAAGACCGGGTATCTGGAAGATCGAAGGCCCTCTTCGAACGCAGATCCCTACGTTGTATCTGAGAGACTGGTACGCACGATATGCCTCGATGAGCAGTAA